From Arachis stenosperma cultivar V10309 chromosome 2, arast.V10309.gnm1.PFL2, whole genome shotgun sequence, one genomic window encodes:
- the LOC130962102 gene encoding pentatricopeptide repeat-containing protein At4g30825, chloroplastic, protein MASLRFSIFIDTFDSKTSIPAISCYGAFPFKSLLKTKYIHIDANFNFKPKVRNKARVAKRVPNPQIGAEFRLGYEAKNSAPLAIDKFLVRRDGDDADVDYSSVGPELSTEHCNAILKVLERTSDNAKTMSFFEWMRGMGKLEQNDRAYNIVLRLLSKKGDWEAAKKLVLEMKTKFGSELSLQAFNTLIYGCRRQGLVELGAKWFRLMLDSGVAPNAATFSMLMGLYRKGWNIEEAEFMFSQMRQLGMLFEPAYSGMITIYTRFRLYEKAEDIISLMREDKIVPNMENWLVMLNAYSQQGKLRDAEKVLVLMQEAGFSPNIVAYNIMITGYGKASNMDAAQKLFVKLKNVGLDPDETTFRSMIEGWGRVDNYVEAMWYYKELKRLGYKPNSSNLYTMLKLQAKHGDEEGAVGTLGDMVEAGCQYSSMLGTLLHAYESTGRVDKLPLLLKMNRSCYEHILVNQHSCSSLVMVYVKHKLTEDAIKVLKEKKWCDEPYEDNLCHLLICSCKEAGMLENAVKIYNQIHKNVDKPNMHILCTMIDIYSVMGLFNEAEMLYMKLKSSGIQLDMIAFSIVVRMYVKAGLLKDACSVLDEIDKLPDIVPDIFLLRDMFRIYQRCNKVDKLTALYYKVSKDRVDWDQELYNCVLNCCAQALPVDELSRLFEEMLDRGFTPNTITFNVMLDIFGKARLFKKVNRIFCMAKKQGLVDAISYNTIIAAFGKNKDFKNMSWMVDKMQFDGFSVSLEAYNSMLDAYGKDGQMETFRSILQKMKESNCASDHYTYNTMINIYGEQGWIEEVANVHTELKECGLGLDLYSYNTLIKAYGVAGMVEDAVDLIKEMRDNGIEPDKITYTNLITALRRNDKFLEAVKWSLWMKQMKL, encoded by the coding sequence atggCTTCTCTCAGATTTTCTATTTTCATCGATACCTTCGATTCAAAGACCTCAATCCCTGCTATATCTTGTTACGGAGCTTTCCCTTTCAAATCCCTACTCAAAACGAAGTACATTCATATCGACGCTAACTTCAATTTCAAGCCTAAGGTTCGGAACAAGGCTCGGGTGGCGAAGCGAGTGCCAAACCCACAAATCGGAGCTGAATTTAGGTTGGGCTACGAAGCCAAGAACAGTGCTCCACTAGCAATTGATAAGTTCCTCGTGCGCCGTGACGGCGACGATGCTGACGTGGATTACTCTTCAGTTGGTCCTGAACTAAGCACGGAGCATTGCAATGCGATCTTGAAAGTGCTTGAGAGGACGAGCGACAACGCCAAAACGATGTCGTTTTTTGAGTGGATGAGAGGAATGGGGAAATTGGAGCAAAACGACCGTGCTTACAACATCGTCCTTCGTTTGCTGAGCAAGAAGGGAGATTGGGAAGCTGCAAAGAAATTGGTTTTGgaaatgaaaaccaaattcgGATCCGAATTGAGCTTGCAGGCTTTCAACACTCTCATATACGGTTGTCGGAGGCAGGGTTTAGTGGAATTGGGGGCGAAGTGGTTCCGACTGATGTTGGATTCCGGTGTGGCGCCGAATGCGGCGACGTTCAGCATGTTGATGGGGCTTTACAGGAAAGGATGGAACATTGAGGAGGCAGAGTTCATGTTTTCTCAGATGAGGCAGTTAGGGATGTTGTTTGAACCGGCATATTCAGGTATGATTACGATATACACCCGTTTTAGATTGTATGAAAAGGCAGAAGACATAATTAGCTTGATGAGAGAAGACAAAATTGTTCCTAATATGGAGAATTGGTTGGTGATGCTGAATGCTTATAGCCAGCAAGGAAAATTGAGGGATGCTGAGAAGGTTTTGGTGTTAATGCAAGAGGCAGGGTTCAGTCCCAATATTGTTGCATATAATATTATGATAACTGGGTATGGAAAAGCTTCCAATATGGATGCTGCTCAGAAGTTGTTTGTGAAACTGAAGAATGTTGGGTTGGACCCTGATGAGACCACTTTCCGTTCTATGATTGAGGGATGGGGTAGAGTTGATAATTATGTAGAAGCCATGTGGTATTATAAGGAGCTCAAGCGGTTAGGGTACAAACCGAATTCGTCGAATTTGTACACTATGTTAAAGTTGCAGGCTAAACATGGAGATGAAGAAGGTGCTGTTGGAACTCTTGGAGATATGGTGGAGGCTGGATGCCAGTACTCTTCTATGCTTGGTACTCTATTACATGCTTATGAAAGTACTGGCAGGGTTGATAAATTGCCGCTTTTGTTGAAGATGAATAGGAGCTGTTACGAACACATTCTTGTTAATCAACATTCTTGCTCCTCTCTGGTCATGGTTTATGTAAAACACAAGCTGACAGAAGATGCTATTAAAGTGTTGAAGGAGAAGAAGTGGTGTGACGAGCCTTATGAGGATAACTTGTGTCATCTTTTGATTTGCTCGTGCAAAGAGGCAGGTATGCTGGAGAATGCTGTTAAGATATATAATCAAATTCACAAGAATGTTGATAAGCCTAACATGCATATTTTGTGCACCATGATTGACATTTACAGTGTCATGGGCCTCTTCAATGAGGCAGAGATGTTGTATATGAAGTTGAAGTCTTCAGGGATTCAGTTGGATATGATTGCCTTTAGCATTGTTGTTAGAATGTATGTCAAAGCTGGATTGCTAAAAGATGCTTGCTCTGTTCTGGATGAAATTGACAAGCTCCCAGACATTGTGCCAGACATCTTTTTGCTACGTGATATGTTTCGTATTTACCAAAGATGCAACAAGGTGGATAAATTAACTGCCCTTTACTACAAAGTCTCGAAAGATCGTGTGGATTGGGACCAGGAACTATATAATTGTGTCCTAAACTGCTGTGCGCAGGCTCTGCCAGTAGACGAGCTTTCCAGGCTTTTTGAAGAGATGCTAGACCGTGGATTTACCCCTAACACGATTACTTTCAATGTCATGCTTGACATCTTTGGAAAAGCTAGGCTCTTCAAGAAGGTTAATAGGATTTTCTGCATGGCTAAGAAGCAGGGTCTGGTTGATGCGATATCTTACAATACTATCATTGCAGCATTTGGTAAAAATAAAGACTTCAAAAACATGTCATGGATGGTTGACAAGATGCAATTTGATGGGTTTTCAGTTTCCCTTGAAGCCTACAATTCTATGCTGGATGCTTACGGGAAAGATGGTCAAATGGAAACTTTTAGATCCATATTGCAGAAGATGAAGGAATCAAACTGTGCCTCTGACCACTACACATACAACACCATGATCAATATCTATGGGGAGCAAGGATGGATCGAAGAAGTTGCTAATGTTCACACTGAATTGAAAGAATGTGGCCTTGGACTTGATTTGTACAGCTATAACACATTGATTAAGGCTTATGGAGTTGCAGGGATGGTTGAAGATGCTGTAGATTTGATCAAGGAAATGAGAGATAATGGAATTGAACCAGACAAGATAACTTACACTAATCTTATCACCGCACTGCGCAGAAATGATAAATTTTTAGAAGCTGTTAAGTGGTCGTTGTGGATGAAGCAGATGAAATTGTGA